The window GAACGGCAATTCCGGTTGCAAGAACGAATGGCTGCCATCGGCACCATGGCCGCCGGCATTGCGCACGAAATCCGCAACCCTCTTGCGTCGATCCGTGGATCCGTTCAATTATTGCAGAGCGAACTGGTACTGAGCGAAGATCAAAGGAAACTGATGGAGATTGTCTTAACGGAATCCACTCGCCTGGATCAAACCATCCAGAATTTCTTGAACTACGCAAAGCCCAAGCAATTGAGCACCGCAGTAGAAGATTTAAAAGAAATTGTAAGTGATATGCTCAACTTCATCCAGAAAGGACCAGAATTCAAAGAGGGACATCGTATTGAATTTCTCGGGAGTGAAGAGAATTTCCTGCATGAAGTCGATTCCAATCAAATCAAGCAGGTAATCTGGAACCTATCCATCAACGCTCTTCGTGCCATGCCCGAAGGAGGTAAGCTGACGGTGACTCTTTCTCATGATCTGCCGGGAGACATTATTCTTTCCTTCCGCGATGAAGGGCGCGGAATTGAACCGGAAAGAATAGAATCCATTTTCGATCCCTTTCAGGATTCCACAACCGGTGGGAGCGGTTTGGGTATGGCTATAGTCTATCGAATCGTGCAAGATCATCACGGTCACATCTTCATCGAATCAACGGTCAGTCGTGGGACAACAATAACCGTACGCCTGCCTGCAAACGCAAACGTTTCAAGCTTTGTTACAATGAACAGTGCCAGAGCAATGAGTCATGAGTAATGAGACACGCTTAAGAGGACTCATTGCTCACGACTCATTACTTTGGAACTGAATTATGATTACCATTCTCGTAATCGATGATGAAAAGAGCATTCGCGACATGCTCGCCATTATGCTCAAGCGAGAGGGCTATCATGTGAGTCTTGCCGAGAATGGAAAGACCGCAATCAACGCTATCAATAAGAACGTTTTTGATCTTGTAATTTCCGATATCCGGCTTCCGGATACAAACGGAATTGAGATTCTGAAACACGCAAAAAAGGTATCCCCCGAAACAGAATTCATTCTGATCACTGCTTTCGCTTCGCAAGAAACCGCCGTGGAAGCGCTCAAAAACGGGGCTGCAGATTACGTTTATAAACCATTCGACATCGAAGATCTGAAGATCAAAGTCAGCAACTGCATTTCAAAAAAGAAGCTTGAGCGTGAAAATGTATACCTGAAACGATCGGTCGAACGCCAGTTTCAATTCGAAAACATCATCGGCGCAAGTCCGAAAATGAAGCTGATTTTCGATCTGGTAAGAAAGATCAGTTCGACAAGCAGCACGATTCTGGTCGCAGGAGAAAGTGGTACCGGCAAAGAGCTATTTGCGAAAGCAATCCATTACCAGAGTCCACGAAAAGAAGGACCATTCGTGTCGATCAACTGCGGGGCAATGCCGGAAAGCCTGCTCGAAAGCGAACTGTTTGGACACGTTAAAGGGGCTTTTACGGGGGCAATTCAAAACAAGAAAGGGCTGTTTGAAGTCGCAGACCGCGGAACTTTGCTTTTGGATGAAATTGGGGAAATGACTCAGGGAATGCAGGTGAAACTCCTGCGCGCGCTCCAGGAAAAACGAGTCC is drawn from bacterium and contains these coding sequences:
- a CDS encoding sigma-54 dependent transcriptional regulator; this translates as MMITILVIDDEKSIRDMLAIMLKREGYHVSLAENGKTAINAINKNVFDLVISDIRLPDTNGIEILKHAKKVSPETEFILITAFASQETAVEALKNGAADYVYKPFDIEDLKIKVSNCISKKKLERENVYLKRSVERQFQFENIIGASPKMKLIFDLVRKISSTSSTILVAGESGTGKELFAKAIHYQSPRKEGPFVSINCGAMPESLLESELFGHVKGAFTGAIQNKKGLFEVADRGTLLLDEIGEMTQGMQVKLLRALQEKRVRPVGGTQEIPVDVRVVAATNQDLQKAVEAGRVREDLFYRINVIPIKIPPLRERKEDIRILAEHFMKKYSLEMGKNIQRISPEALSHLENYDWPGNVRELENAIERAIALEISDGITLESLPEKVSHLPQQQEWTLFPIPEKGFDLEEHIEQIRKEALLEALRKCNGVQKEAAKLVRMSFRSFRYYAKKYQLTKAMALR